A stretch of DNA from Rhizobium sp. EC-SD404:
CCGCTGATCGCCGGCGTTGTCATCGGCAGCGCGCTCAGCAACAACGACCGCGACTACCGCCGTCCGGACCGCTACGACCGCCGCGACTGGCGTGCCGATCGTCGTGACTGGCGCCGCGAAGCCCGCCGTGACTGGCGTGACGATCGCCGCGATGACCGTCGCGACTGGCGCAACGACCGTCGTGGGAACGATACGATCCGCCGTCTGCGCAGCAACGAGCCGTTCCGCTTCCAGACCGACTGATCGAGCAGACCCTGATCGGGCCGACGCCTGATCTTTGAGTGCACGCAAGAGCGCGTCGTCCCCTTGGGGCGGCGCGTTTTCTCGTTTCAGGGTTCCGGCATCGCACCACCCGCAATGCCGGGAGCACGCACACCGATCGCGAGAAGCGAAGCTTCCGAAAAGCCGTCATTCGGCCGGCCAAACCGGTGCGCTCCCCTTCCAATCGCCACAGACTCCGCCCATATTCCCCCCATGGCTTCCCGACCCAACAAGACCTCGCCCCGCCCCGAAAAGACCGGCGCGGAGGATTTCGACCCGACGCGCACGCGCGGCTTCGCCGAGGCGCCCCAGCGCGACCTGGAAGGCGCCCCCTTCTCGTCCGGCTCGGTCTCCGACTGGGCCCGCGAGATGGAGCGCATGGCCGAGGCCGAAACCATCGAAACCCGCCACGACGTCGCCTCCAAGGCCGGCAAGCACCGCCGCAAGGTCGAACGCGCCGCCCAGGCGGAACGCGAAGCTGGCGATGATCAAGAAAGAGCGAAGCGCAGCGCCCGACCGGGCGCCGGCGCCGATGCGCCGCCCCGTCCGGAGGCCAGCGCGAAGCGCGAAACGGCCGCGAGGACAGGACAAACCAGCGCATCCAAATCCCGGGCCCCCGCCAGCGCCGAGCGCAGCGACAAGCTTAAGGGCGGGGCATCAAGAACGTCCCGCGGAACCTCCATGGGCGGCACCACCGATCCGCGCGCCCGCGCCGCCGCCGGTCTCAATCCGGTCGCCGGTATGGATACGAGCCTGGAGGAGGCCTCAGCGCTCGCCACCGGCGCGGTCACGGCCACCGTCGAGGCGCTGTCGGCGCTGATCGAAAGCGGCAATCCGCTGTTCAAGGACGGCAAGCTGTGGACGCCGCACCGTCCCGCCCGGCCAGAGAAATCCGAAGGCGGCATCGCCTTCACCATGCAGACCGAGTACCAGCCCGCCGGCGACCAGCCGACCGCGATTGCCGATCTCGTCGCCGGCGTGAAGGAGAACGAGCGCTCCCAGGTGCTGCTCGGCGTCACCGGTTCGGGCAAGACCTTCACCATGGCCAAGGTGATCGAGGAAACGCAGCGCCCCGCCGTCATCCTCGCGCCCAACAAGACGCTCGCCGCCCAGCTCTATTCGGAGTTCAAGAACTTCTTCCCGGACAACGCGGTGGAGTATTTCGTCTCCTATTACGACTACTACCAGCCGGAAGCCTACGTGCCGCGCTCCGACACCTATATCGAGAAGGAATCCTCCATCAACGAGCAGATCGACCGCATGCGCCACTCGGCGACGCGCGCCCTGCTCGAACGCGACGACGTCATCATCGTCGCCTCCGTCTCCTGCATCTACGGTATCGGCTCGGTCGAGACCTATACGGCGATGACGTTCCAGATGGCCGTTGGCGACCGGCTCGACCAGCGCCAGCTCCTGGCCGACCTCGTCGCCCAGCAATACAAGCGCCGCGACATGGATTTCCAGCGCGGCTCCTTCCGTGTCAGGGGCGATACGATCGAAATCTTCCCGGCCCACCTGGAGGATGCAGCCTGGCGCATCTCGCTCTTCGGCGACGAGATCGAAACCATCACCGAGTTCGATCCGTTGACCGGCCACAAGACCGCCGAGCTGAAATCCGTCAAGATCTACGCCAACTCGCACTATGTGACGCCCAAGCCCACGCTCAACCAGGCGATCAAGTCGATCAAGGAAGAGCTCAAGCATCGCCTCGCCGAGCTCGAAAAGGCCGGCCGCCTGCTCGAAGCCCAGCGGCTCGAGCAGCGCACCCGCTACGACATCGAGATGCTGGAAGCCACCGGCTCCTGCCAGGGCATCGAGAACTATTCGCGCTATCTCACCGGCCGCTCGCCCGGCGAGCCGCCGCCGACGCTGTTCGAATACATCCCCGACAACGCGCTGCTCTTCGTCGATGAGAGCCACGTCACCATCCCGCAGATCGGCGGCATGTATCGCGGCGACTTCCGCCGCAAGGCGACGCTGGCCGAATACGGCTTCCGCCTGCCGTCCTGCATGGACAACCGCCCGTTGCGCTTCGAGGAGTGGGATGCCATGCGCCCGCCCACCGTCGCCGTGTCCGCCACCCCGTCCGCCTGGGAGATGGAGGCCGCCGGCGGCGTGTTCGCCGAACAGGTCATCCGCCCCACGGGCCTCATCGATCCGCCGGTGGAAATCCGCCCGGCCAAATCCCAGGTCGACGACGTTCTCGGCGAAATCCGCGAGACGGCCGCCGCCGGCTACCGCACCCTCGTCACCGTGCTCACCAAGCGCATGGCCGAGGACCTCACCGAATATCTGCACGAGCAGGGCGTGCGTGTCCGCTACATGCACTCCGACATCGACACGCTGGAGCGCATCGAGATCATCCGCGACCTGCGCCTCGGCGCCTTCGACGTGCTGGTCGGCATCAACCTGCTCCGCGAAGGCCTCGACATCCCGGAATGTGGCTTCGTCGCCATCCTCGATGCCGACAAGGAAGGCTTCCTGCGCTCCGAAACCTCGCTGATCCAGACCATCGGCCGCGCCGCACGCAACGTCGACGGCAAGGTCATCCTCTATGCCGACCAGATCACCGGCTCCATGACCCGCGCCATGGAAGAAACCGGCCGCCGCCGCGAAAAGCAGCTCGAATACAACGAGAAGAACGGCATCACGCCCGAAAGCGTCAAGGCCCGCATCTCCGACATCCTTGATAGCGTCTACGAGCGCGACCACGTCCGCGCCGATATCGGCGTGCGCGGCAAGGGCAAGCGCGGGGAAGATCCCAACAACCTCATCGGCAACAACCTCGCCGCCCACCTCGAGGACCTCGAACGCCGCATGCGCGCCGCCGCCACCGACCTCGACTTCGAAACCGCCGCGCGCCTGCGCGACGAAATCAAGCGCCTCAAGGCCCGAGAACTGGAAACCATGGACGACCCGCTGGCCCGGGTCCAGGGCAATGCCGGCGAGTCAGGCGATGGATCGCGCAAGGGAAAAGGATCTCCGAGCAAAGCTCGGCAAGGCCGAACGGCCGTCGCGCCCGATGGCGCGCCCCCCCGCGACGCCGCAGGCGCGCAAAACGAAAATGGGCCGGAGGCCAGCCCGCAGGGCGGTACGGCCGTGAGGACAGAACAAACTCCCGGAGAGACATCCCGCTCCCTCTTCCACAAGCCCGACCTCGACGAAATGACCGTCGGCCGCACCGAAAAACCCGTACAAGGCAAGATCCCGCCAAAGCCGCCAACCGGCTCCGGGGCCCCCGCCAGCGCCGAGCCCAAAGGCGCTACAAGCGAGAAGCTTAAGGGCGGGGCAAACGGGGCCCCCGCCAGCGCCGAGCGTAGCGAGAAGCTTAAGGGCGGGGCAAACGGGGCCCCCGCCAGCGCCGAGCGTAGCGAGAAGCTTAAGGGCGGGGCAGAAGACCCACGTCCCCTCGCCCGCGGCAAGGTCGGCGCCGGCTCCTACGAAGACGAATCCGAAGCCCGCCGCCAAAAACGCCGCCCAGGCAAAACGGGCCGACCGGGACGGTAGAACCAGCCGCGTTGCGCTACTCTCCCCCTTGCGGGGGAGATGTCGGTCCTGAGCTTGTCGAAGGGCCAACAGAGGGGGGGGCCTGTCCACTTGTCGGTTTCCTTGTGTGCCCCAAGCAACCAACCGAGGTGCCTGTCAGACGCCACCAGCAAGGCCCACCGCCCCCTCTTTCACCTGCGGTGACTCTAAGCGGAGAGTTGACCTGCCGCTTGGCCTGGTTCGGAAAACGAGCATCGGCACCAATCTGCCGTCTCTTTAGATATGTAGGTTAACCGGATCCGATCTACGATAGCACCCGATCAAATCCGGAATTCGTCCAAATAGCGGACGGTGCAACGACAAAAACAGGCGCAATCTCGGCAATTGCATAACTCGCCCTTACGCGCCATAATTGCGACGCGCCGAGCTCCGACACCTTAGACTACAGTTTTGAGATCGATATGCATAATACTCGGAGATAAAATGCACATCAAACAAATATACGTTAGGGATCTTCACGGTATTTTTTCGAAAAGAATTCATTTTCACAAAGATTATACATTTATTCATGGCATTAATGGCAGCGGAAAAACCAGCATACTTCGAGCTATGCAAGCGTCGTTGGCTCCAGATCTCGAATGGATCGCGTTAAATAAATTTTCTGTGATAGAAATACACGTTGAGAACGGGCCTAGCAAATTTCAGTTTAGATATGAGAAAGCCGATGGCGCAATTGTTTTAAAGATGCGCGTTGGAAACGACAGGTCGCGGGAAGACTACAGCACGGAAAAACTAGATTTCATAATAAATAATACGTCTCGAAGAGACGTCGATATGAAAAATGAACGCGATCTCGTTAAGCGTTATGTTTTTGGGCTCTTCGAAAACAGTAAGATATTAAAAATAATCCAAAGCATCCCTACCCCGACATTTCTCGGCCTGAACAGAACGTCAGAATCCTACACCGAAAATGACCAGAGCTTTTACGAGCGTCGAGTACGTGCGCATCCGAACCCTATTCTTGCTCCAACCTCCGAGGCCATGACCCAAGGACTTGGTCAAGCTCTCGATCTGATCTTCAGGAGATCCCGGATCATAATTCATCAACGGCGACAACTTGAGGACCAGCTTCGAAACAATATTTCGCTACTGCTTTTCTCGAGCAGTTCTACACAACGAGAAAAAAATTCAGATTGGCCGGAACAGAAAGACATTCTGAAGTATAGGAGGATGAAGAGAGAGATATCTTCCACCCTGACAAAGATTGGATTCGATAGCGAAAAGTCCAGATTTCAAATTGGAACTTTCTTTGATCGCATTATCGATCTCACGCGCAAACTCAATAGATACGATAACTTTCAAACAGCCGCCCAAGAACTCTCTAAAACACCCAAGGGCATAGACTTTTTATATGAATGGTTTGAGCATCAGCCGTTGATTGGCCTGATAGAAAATTACTTTAATCTTATTGACAATTTCAACAAGAAAGAAAGATCTCTACGTAGAGATTTGACAAAATTTGAGGTCATCGTAAATGAGTTTTTCAGCGATTCTCGAAAGAATGTGAAAATCGGCGAGTCGGGGGGAAGCAAAGATTTCAATTGGATCAAAGTATATAGATGTTCATAATCTCAGCTCTGGCGAAAAGCAAATATTTGTCCTGATAAGTCACTTAATATTCAACCCCCTGATAAAAAAAGCCAATGTTTTGATAATAGATGAGCCGGAGATTTCATTGCACGTTCGGTGGCAGGAAATATTTGTTGAAAGCGTTTTGAATGCGAACGATCAAACTCAACTTATACTCGCTACCCACAGCCCTTCGATCGTATTGGACCGCACTGATAATATGGTCGATCTAAATGTCGCTTAAGTACTCAGAAAGAGCTTCAGTGGGTTACGCCGCCCTTTACGCTTCACTGAACGAAAAAACAATATTTGTAGAAGACGCGAAGGGCCGCATAATCCATGAGAGAATAGTCGAATCGATCATCGGACCAGGTCGCGTGAGACGAATAATCCCGTTGAACGGGCGATTGCCGCTTCTCAAAGAGTGGGAGAAAAATAAGCTTAACGACAATAATCTATACATACTGGATGGAGACCTAAATCTTCTTTGGGGTGAAGAGGTGGATGGCACCAATATTGTCCAGATAGACGCTTATTGCGTTGAGAATATAATCATTAACGAGTTAAATTTTCGAAAGTTACTCGAAGACTATGACTTAACTGAAACACAAACTGAGGAAATTATTACCAGCATCAAGGTCTCAATTAGTGAGATTTCAGATAAATGCTTGGGACTGTTTATACTGTACGCAATTGCCTTTCGTATAAGAAAAATAAAGACAGTGAGCGACGGCATCCTACGATTTTGTAGTCAAATAAAAATTGAAAAAAATAGAGTCGATAAGCGAAAGAGAGAGCTTATAAGCGCGATAATAAAAGAAATTGGGTTTGAAAATTTCAAAAATCAAAAAGAGTTGATAAAAAATAACATCCTATCAAGCAGCATATCACGTGAGCGATTTATATCCGGTAAGGATTTTATTCTTCCGATGGTTCACAAGATTGTTGAGAGTAAAGCTGCTTACAAAGGGCCGTCAACGATATTGGCGCGGCAATTATCCCGACATGTCAGACCAAATGATGCGGGTAATTATCGGGATTTCATCCGCCGTCACTTTCCTTAATCCCCCCAAAATTTTCCCCGTCCCTCGCGCCCATGCCATACTCCTCGCATCCTTCACCACGACGGGATGGGACAGGTCGACGGTCCGGTTTCAGCGGTGAGGGACGGCGCTTCCGCCGGTGGCCAACGTAGCGGCCGGCTGGAGAGGTCCCAAAACGGCTCCCCCTGCCACTACGAGCAGGTTCGGCTGCGTGCCCGTGCAAGCGGGCCGACCGCATGCCCCCAGACAGGCGATGCGCCCGGGGGCGGTCGGATCCCGCGCAGAGAGCTGGAACCGGGATCTGACGGAGGATGCTCCCGAGAACGCCGCCGGGGCGCGATGACCGTGCCACTCGAACTACATCTACCCAGGCGGCTCGATCCTTGCGCCCCGGACCCGTCATCTCTGCCCTCTCCCCGCCGCGGCAAACCGCCCCGTCGGACGCCTTTCTGCGTCCGACAACGCCCATAAATCCCGGACGCATTTCTGCGTCCGACAATGCCCAGAAGCCGGGTGCTGTTGCGCGTCCTGAAACATCAACGGAGATCCGCCATGCCGCGCAGCCACCATCCCGACAGGGACCGGTTCAAGTTCCGCCTCGCCTGCGCCACGGTCGACGAGCAATTGAACGCCATCGGCGCCACCATCGAGGCGATGGCGCGACGCCGGTGGCGTCCGCCCCCGGCCGAGGAGGCAAGGCGCTGCGACCTCGCCGCCTGCCGGCGTCACCGCGCCTGCCAGAGCGACGCCGTCCGCCGCGCCTGCGAGCGGATTCCGTTCGAACGGGCCGAAGCGGCGCGGGTCGCAGCAATCCCCGGCGAATTCCCCTGGAACGTGATCTACCCGACCGAACCTAACGACGACGACGACGCCTGAGGGCGACACCTAAGAACGAAGACCGGGGACGCGGGGGCGAGACCGCCGCCCCCTCTCCGGTCATACACCGGTCGCATTTGACGCCGCTCTTTATCGCACCACCGATCTCGCTTAAGCAGGGGCCATGACCCTGATCAAGCGATCCCCCGCCCCTTCCCGACCCAAAGCCCTTCTCGTCGTCCTCCTCGCCGCCCTCGCCGGGCTGGCGCTCCTGCCGGCGCCCGCGCTTTCGCGGGACTGGCAGCCCTCCGAGCGCATCGAGACCTATGCGGTCACGGGCACGACGGGCATCGATCTCTACCGCTCCATCGGCGAGCGCGCGC
This window harbors:
- the uvrB gene encoding excinuclease ABC subunit UvrB, which translates into the protein MASRPNKTSPRPEKTGAEDFDPTRTRGFAEAPQRDLEGAPFSSGSVSDWAREMERMAEAETIETRHDVASKAGKHRRKVERAAQAEREAGDDQERAKRSARPGAGADAPPRPEASAKRETAARTGQTSASKSRAPASAERSDKLKGGASRTSRGTSMGGTTDPRARAAAGLNPVAGMDTSLEEASALATGAVTATVEALSALIESGNPLFKDGKLWTPHRPARPEKSEGGIAFTMQTEYQPAGDQPTAIADLVAGVKENERSQVLLGVTGSGKTFTMAKVIEETQRPAVILAPNKTLAAQLYSEFKNFFPDNAVEYFVSYYDYYQPEAYVPRSDTYIEKESSINEQIDRMRHSATRALLERDDVIIVASVSCIYGIGSVETYTAMTFQMAVGDRLDQRQLLADLVAQQYKRRDMDFQRGSFRVRGDTIEIFPAHLEDAAWRISLFGDEIETITEFDPLTGHKTAELKSVKIYANSHYVTPKPTLNQAIKSIKEELKHRLAELEKAGRLLEAQRLEQRTRYDIEMLEATGSCQGIENYSRYLTGRSPGEPPPTLFEYIPDNALLFVDESHVTIPQIGGMYRGDFRRKATLAEYGFRLPSCMDNRPLRFEEWDAMRPPTVAVSATPSAWEMEAAGGVFAEQVIRPTGLIDPPVEIRPAKSQVDDVLGEIRETAAAGYRTLVTVLTKRMAEDLTEYLHEQGVRVRYMHSDIDTLERIEIIRDLRLGAFDVLVGINLLREGLDIPECGFVAILDADKEGFLRSETSLIQTIGRAARNVDGKVILYADQITGSMTRAMEETGRRREKQLEYNEKNGITPESVKARISDILDSVYERDHVRADIGVRGKGKRGEDPNNLIGNNLAAHLEDLERRMRAAATDLDFETAARLRDEIKRLKARELETMDDPLARVQGNAGESGDGSRKGKGSPSKARQGRTAVAPDGAPPRDAAGAQNENGPEASPQGGTAVRTEQTPGETSRSLFHKPDLDEMTVGRTEKPVQGKIPPKPPTGSGAPASAEPKGATSEKLKGGANGAPASAERSEKLKGGANGAPASAERSEKLKGGAEDPRPLARGKVGAGSYEDESEARRQKRRPGKTGRPGR
- a CDS encoding AAA family ATPase, whose amino-acid sequence is MHIKQIYVRDLHGIFSKRIHFHKDYTFIHGINGSGKTSILRAMQASLAPDLEWIALNKFSVIEIHVENGPSKFQFRYEKADGAIVLKMRVGNDRSREDYSTEKLDFIINNTSRRDVDMKNERDLVKRYVFGLFENSKILKIIQSIPTPTFLGLNRTSESYTENDQSFYERRVRAHPNPILAPTSEAMTQGLGQALDLIFRRSRIIIHQRRQLEDQLRNNISLLLFSSSSTQREKNSDWPEQKDILKYRRMKREISSTLTKIGFDSEKSRFQIGTFFDRIIDLTRKLNRYDNFQTAAQELSKTPKGIDFLYEWFEHQPLIGLIENYFNLIDNFNKKERSLRRDLTKFEVIVNEFFSDSRKNVKIGESGGSKDFNWIKVYRCS
- a CDS encoding AAA family ATPase; translated protein: MDVHNLSSGEKQIFVLISHLIFNPLIKKANVLIIDEPEISLHVRWQEIFVESVLNANDQTQLILATHSPSIVLDRTDNMVDLNVA
- a CDS encoding DUF4435 domain-containing protein; the protein is MGYAALYASLNEKTIFVEDAKGRIIHERIVESIIGPGRVRRIIPLNGRLPLLKEWEKNKLNDNNLYILDGDLNLLWGEEVDGTNIVQIDAYCVENIIINELNFRKLLEDYDLTETQTEEIITSIKVSISEISDKCLGLFILYAIAFRIRKIKTVSDGILRFCSQIKIEKNRVDKRKRELISAIIKEIGFENFKNQKELIKNNILSSSISRERFISGKDFILPMVHKIVESKAAYKGPSTILARQLSRHVRPNDAGNYRDFIRRHFP